The Solanum dulcamara chromosome 6, daSolDulc1.2, whole genome shotgun sequence genome contains the following window.
TTCAAACAGGCGAGCTCGGCTGCCCATCTGAGCTCTGACCTTGATGTCTCTTGCTGTCAATACTCTTCCGCTTGAGAATGTCCTTAATTTCACTTTCTCTTCTATCAACAAAGGTTATTAAGTCCTTAAAGCTAACGGAGCGGAGGGTACGCCTACTAGGACGTATAGATTCAGGTTCACTGATCTCATGATCCTCTGGCTCGGGGTCATACCTCCGGAATTGACAGTATACCCTGCAGAAAAATGCTATAAGAGCTAGAAAACAAGCAACAGCACATATGAGAAATAGGCCCCAGAAGCTTTTGAGTGAAAGCTGAGTATCATCAGATTGGTTGTTTTGTGAAGAGCATCCGTTTTTAGATAGCCATTTGTCATGGATCCTTTGGAGTTCGCCATTTTCTGACAGTTGAAGGATTGCAGTTGATAGATCAACAGCAAGAGGAGAGTCCCTTTGAAATGCCTGACCATGGATAGTGAAGATTAGCTAAGAGTAGATTGGCTTGCTTGTGCATCAATGTAAAGATAAGACATCTGAGCCTTTCTCAACCCCAAAAGTTGGCTCATGAGGGGAGAATTGCCCAAGTCTATATAAGCAGACCACCAATCCATTCCTCAACCAATGTGGATTTTTACCCACTCTAACACCTCCCTTTACGCACATGCCCAACTGGAGCGTGGATCGGGAGCCCAAACGGGGATGCACCTAGCTCTAATACCATGCAAGTATATGACACTTGAGcctaactcaacctcaaaaACTAGCTCATGAGGGAGGATTGCCCAAGTTCATATAAGCAAACCACCTGTCCATTCCCAAAAAAATGTGGGACTTTTACCCACTCTAACAATCAATCCTTAtgaatatacaacaacaacaacaacaagctcAGTGTAATCCCATGAGCGGGGTCTGGGaaggatagagtgtacgcagaccttacccctaccttgggaggtagagaggttgttatCGATAGGCATCAATCCTTATGAAAAATGTGCCAATAATATGTAGactcccttttttttctttattttgagtttgatttcTTTGTTCCTGTTAGGGGTGGGGTGGATGGGAACTTAATGTCTGTTCAGTAATGCAAGGGAAAAGATAAACTTACAAAGCCCCATCCGCCCTTCGTGAACTCCTGTCCTACTGTCCTGAATACGCATTTGCTGTTGGATAAGAAGAGCTCAACATAAGGAAGCTCGTCCACAATGCCAGCAACGCCACCACCTTGCGGACCTTTCTCCAGGGCACTAGTATATTCATCTTCTGTTTTCAATATACGGATCCGTGATTCTAAAACACCTAGCTCTTCAATGAGGTAGTTATAGGCAAATGAGCCGTCCTGAACTCCAATTGGTTCACCAGTTGCAATTAAACTGTCAATTCCTTGAATTCCTGATGACAGCTGCCTTACTGTCAGGATAGATGTCAAGCTAGCTGTATAGCTCGAATTGATAATTAGAACGACAAAGAGCCAAAAGATAAGCACTAAGCGTCCCAAGGTGCTCATTGTGTTTTCTCCTATTAGTTCACACAAGGAACAATGTTAGCTATGCTAGGACAAGCTAAGCTTTCTGTCACAAGAGGAAAGAtcttaaaaaaacaaatcaaagaGGATGTACGTACTGTGTGCGAAAAACATTGTTGAGAAACTAAACCTGAAAGAGAAAACTGAATCTTAGCACCAGAGTCAATTTTTACCTACAAGTTAAATGATTTGAGTAAAAGGACGATCTTTTTTAGACTTTCACTGCATTGATGATGCCATcaggattattttttttttccgcTAAAGAAAGAGTCACTGTGTTATGATTGAATGCAAATGTTCTTAAAGTTTCACATAAAGCATGCATTTGATTCTACAACAAGAGTATAAGACTGAGTTACTAACCAAAAAACTGTAACAAGTTGTTGCCTTGGTGAACCACGGAATTCAGGATTATGTCGATGCTCAAGAATCCAAACGACAGTTCcaacaaagagaaagaagacCCCAGTTACGCACCACATTTGGAGGGTAAATGGCTGAAGGAAAGCCCATGGACTGGATTTCAGCTCTTTGATAGGAGCAATTACGACAAGTCCAGATTCCATGTAAGGTTGTGTGAAGTCCACAATCCTTGTGCGGTTTGTAGTAATTGTGACATCTCCCACAGCTGCATCATATTTCTAAGATGCAAAATGCATCCTTATATAAGTAACCATGAAAAAATGTTTCAGCATCACATTTTGCGTTGAGTTCTAATACAAATCAGGACAGATATCCCTGATTTAGCAACATATTAGATACTGAACTCAGAGAATTGTTTACAAAACTCTATTCAACATGCACGGAAGATGTTAAATTGGTAAGGTAACTCATTAACTGAAAAACTTTATTCGAGGATTCTGAACTTGCTGATGCAATATCAACATCTACAATCACAGTAGTTTAAGATCCCATGAACAAAAAACTTCAGGCATTTTCTATTTATACCACAGGaattcaaataaaattgaaGGAAAGCATATGTGATAAGATTTAACAAATTTTACTTGAATTCCAAGTTTaaatggatttttttttattaatgagCTACAACAATTGCACCTATTTAAGCAACTAAAACGATTATTGAGTATGGCACCCCTTTCCGTCATGAATGTATCTTTGTTTAGCCTACAACTCTTACTCTTTCAATCAGAAAACTGAATGTCTACTTCATTATTCATATATCATAGATATCCATTGGTAACCACTCGCAATTCAAAATTAATCAGTATTCCTATTGTGGTAACTAGTAAACAAATGTAAATTAAAGAGATATTAAGTCAGTCTGATCAAATTATTCCATCATAATTAAAGAGATTAAGTCAGTCTGATCAAATTATTCCTATTGTGGTAACAAGTAAACAAATGTAAATTAAAGAGATATTAAGTCAGTCTGATCAACTTATTCCATCATAATTAGTCAATGAATAAAAAATTGATAACACAATCAAGAACTCACATTTGTCGTGACGTCATTCACCAAGTTTTTGAAAGAGGGGTTTCTCTTGCCGTCTCCATACAGAATATAGATGTGAGGAACGGCATAAGGCAACAAATCTATGGCAGCCTCAAAAACATCAATGCAATATCCTTTTACCCCAGAAGGTCCTTTatctttatgcacaaactctttAAAAGTAACACGATAAGGCACAGCAATTCGCAGAGGCTTTCCATTATGGGGGAACACCCATCCTCGAGGTCGAGTTACAGTTTCTCCCGGCCATATGACATTGTATAGATGTTGGGTACTGGTTGAAGTGTTTGGAGGTTTTGAATATAAAACCTCTGGAGTTACAACTGATAGACCAGAATAGTTTGACCAATAACCTACTGTGCGTAATCCCGTTCCACCAATGTTAAGAACATCATATGCTGAATGAACCAAATTTTTCTCAGGATCAAACTGAATCTGGCCAGTTAGACCTGTGAAGTTCATGCCAATGAGTATCTGGAATAATTTCTGTCCTTGGTCAAAAACTTGCATGGATGACAAATGCAAAGCACTCCCATTTGTATCACGTAATCTGGGGTCATCAGAGAAGGTAACCTTTCCACCATCCTTGAAGAAAAGGTCGAGAGCTCGGGCAAGTAGCCAAATGGTATCGTAAGCATAGAGTGCATAAGAATTAAAACTTCGAGTTTCAACATCCTTAAAGTTTTTCCATCGCGATGCAAACATCTTTTTCTGATCAGAATCTGCGGTGTGATGGCGAAGTGCTACAACACCCTGTATAAGATCCATAGTTTCTGGATTAACTGAATCTGAAGAATCCAAAAACGATGGAAGCCAATCAGTAGCGATCCAAACATAGCCACTGACCATCATTCCCAAATTCTTTGCCTTTGAAAAAATTGATAGCCCAGTATCAGGATTTACATGAACAACAAATACTCGTGCCTCCATAAGGTTCACACTGActaacaaatcatcaatctcacTACCACTTGCTCCAGGAGAAAAGGCTGCTTTGTAGGTGAGCTTAGCACGCTTCTTTGCGAGGGCATCACCCAACACAGATATCCCATTTCTACCATTATCATCATCAACAAATATGGCTATAACCTCTTTCCATCCAAAATAATCAACCACATCAGCTATAGCATACATTTGGAAGTGATCATTTGGAACAGTTCTAAGAAAATACGAGTACTGCAGAGAGGATAGAGTAGGGTCCGTGGCAAAAGACAAAAGAGGGACCTGAAGTTCATTCATAACATGGGAGATCACATGTGCTATTCCTGAGGATTGTGGACCAATTGCAGCAACTACTTCTTTCTCCATCAGCTGCAAAGCTACAAAGCAAGGATGCCTGTAAAATACTAGGAAAggcaaagaaaaaaaagaaggaaatacaCATTGGCAATAGTAAATACTGATAACTCAAATGTGACGAGAAGGTTCGCCTGGAGCTTTTAAACAAGGTATTTTGTCTGTGAAACAATAGTGGTACAAGACAATGAACTATTCGTGAATTCAAAAACGGGCCATGAACTAAAAAGTTTGCTTCTTTGTTTCTTTCGTGACCAGTCTAAATCGCATtgcttttgtattttctttgttCAAACTTCCAAATACTTGCCCAACCCCCATTACCATGTCCCATTGAGGTTTCAAATAAGCTACTGCATACAGAAATTCCCTCACTCCGCATCTCCATGTGAGCAATTTATCAAATACTTCAAAACGATCAAATGAGCATGTCTTCATCTAAACTTAATGAATGcacatcaatcaatcaatcaactttACCTCAATCACAATTTAGTTTCGGTAGGCTATACAAATTCTCTCTATCCATTCCACTCTATTCAGATTCATTATGTTCCAGTATCACTTGATTGAATGTATAGGACACCAAAATCATAGAAGAGAGCATAGGGTACAAGATATCATGTCACAAAGGATGAGATGATATGGCATATGTGTCTAACTACCTAAGTCTATATAAGAAAGACCACCGGTCTATTCCCCAACCGACTCAAATCCACTCTAACAATGCCCATACTACTGAGAATGAAGTATGGTACTTAGTACTTacatttgatattattattttcttataaaaagATCATAGTAGAGGTGAAAAGTGGGTACCATCAACAGTGCCAACAAACCCACTGCAATTTGTATCCTGAAATATGAGGTTCAATTTGGTTCCTCTGAGAATGCTAGAATCTGAGTTAACATCATTGATGGCAGCTACAAGAGCTGGCTCAGCTGACCATCCAATAACAGAATTAGCTGTAAATAAAGCTCCAATATTCACCACCTTAGGCCTAGAAGAGGAAGATAAAGGAGTAGTGGCATTTCCTGTGTTATTCCCAGTCCCTCCAAGAACTGCCAAAGGCAGCCATATCCATGAAACCAACAAGAGAAACACTCTCTTCCTTTGTAAATACACCTCCATCCCACGAAGACAGAtccaaaattttgagtttaCTAG
Protein-coding sequences here:
- the LOC129891760 gene encoding glutamate receptor 3.4-like, whose product is MSRQNSELVNSKFWICLRGMEVYLQRKRVFLLLVSWIWLPLAVLGGTGNNTGNATTPLSSSSRPKVVNIGALFTANSVIGWSAEPALVAAINDVNSDSSILRGTKLNLIFQDTNCSGFVGTVDALQLMEKEVVAAIGPQSSGIAHVISHVMNELQVPLLSFATDPTLSSLQYSYFLRTVPNDHFQMYAIADVVDYFGWKEVIAIFVDDDNGRNGISVLGDALAKKRAKLTYKAAFSPGASGSEIDDLLVSVNLMEARVFVVHVNPDTGLSIFSKAKNLGMMVSGYVWIATDWLPSFLDSSDSVNPETMDLIQGVVALRHHTADSDQKKMFASRWKNFKDVETRSFNSYALYAYDTIWLLARALDLFFKDGGKVTFSDDPRLRDTNGSALHLSSMQVFDQGQKLFQILIGMNFTGLTGQIQFDPEKNLVHSAYDVLNIGGTGLRTVGYWSNYSGLSVVTPEVLYSKPPNTSTSTQHLYNVIWPGETVTRPRGWVFPHNGKPLRIAVPYRVTFKEFVHKDKGPSGVKGYCIDVFEAAIDLLPYAVPHIYILYGDGKRNPSFKNLVNDVTTNKYDAAVGDVTITTNRTRIVDFTQPYMESGLVVIAPIKELKSSPWAFLQPFTLQMWCVTGVFFLFVGTVVWILEHRHNPEFRGSPRQQLVTVFWFSFSTMFFAHRENTMSTLGRLVLIFWLFVVLIINSSYTASLTSILTVRQLSSGIQGIDSLIATGEPIGVQDGSFAYNYLIEELGVLESRIRILKTEDEYTSALEKGPQGGGVAGIVDELPYVELFLSNSKCVFRTVGQEFTKGGWGFAFQRDSPLAVDLSTAILQLSENGELQRIHDKWLSKNGCSSQNNQSDDTQLSLKSFWGLFLICAVACFLALIAFFCRVYCQFRRYDPEPEDHEISEPESIRPSRRTLRSVSFKDLITFVDRRESEIKDILKRKSIDSKRHQGQSSDGQPSSPV